Proteins co-encoded in one Meiothermus sp. genomic window:
- the tuf gene encoding elongation factor Tu, which yields MAKGVFERTKPHVNVGTIGHVDHGKTTLTAAITFVAAAANPSVEVQAYDQIDKAPEEKARGITINTAHVEYETEKRHYSHVDCPGHADYVKNMITGAAQMDGAILVVSGTDGPMPQTREHILLSRQVGVPYIIVFLNKIDMVDDPELLDLVEMEIRDLLNQYEFPGDDTPIIRGSGLKALEHMMAHPKTQRGENEWVDKIWELLDAIDSYIPTPQRDVDKPFLMPVEDVFTITGRGTVATGRIERGKIKTGEEVEIVGLRETQKTVVTGVEMHRKTLNEGIAGDNVGLLLRGVGREDIERGQVLAKPGSVTPHTKFEASVYILKKEEGGRHTGFFTNYRPQFYFRTTDVTGVVELPKGVEMVMPGDNITFTVELIKPIAMEEGLRFAIREGGRTVGAGVVAKIIE from the coding sequence ATGGCGAAAGGCGTATTTGAGCGCACCAAACCCCACGTAAACGTGGGCACCATCGGACACGTAGACCACGGCAAGACCACTTTGACGGCGGCGATTACCTTTGTAGCGGCGGCGGCCAACCCCAGCGTGGAGGTGCAGGCCTACGACCAGATCGACAAAGCTCCTGAGGAGAAGGCCCGCGGGATTACCATCAACACCGCCCACGTGGAGTACGAGACCGAGAAACGGCACTACTCCCATGTGGACTGCCCCGGCCACGCCGACTACGTCAAGAACATGATCACCGGCGCGGCTCAGATGGACGGGGCCATCCTGGTGGTCTCGGGCACCGACGGCCCTATGCCCCAGACCCGCGAGCACATCCTGCTCTCGCGCCAGGTGGGGGTGCCTTACATCATCGTCTTCCTGAACAAGATCGACATGGTGGACGACCCCGAACTGTTGGATCTGGTGGAGATGGAGATTCGCGACCTGCTGAACCAGTACGAGTTCCCCGGCGACGACACCCCCATCATCCGCGGCTCGGGCCTGAAGGCGCTGGAGCACATGATGGCCCACCCCAAGACCCAGCGGGGTGAGAACGAGTGGGTGGATAAGATCTGGGAGCTGCTGGACGCCATTGACTCCTACATCCCCACCCCCCAGCGGGACGTGGACAAGCCCTTCCTGATGCCAGTGGAAGACGTGTTCACCATCACCGGGCGCGGTACGGTGGCCACGGGCCGGATTGAGCGCGGGAAGATCAAAACCGGTGAGGAAGTGGAGATTGTGGGGCTGCGGGAGACCCAGAAGACCGTGGTAACCGGGGTGGAGATGCACCGCAAAACCCTCAACGAGGGTATTGCCGGGGACAACGTGGGTCTGCTCTTGCGGGGCGTGGGCCGGGAAGACATCGAGCGGGGTCAGGTGCTGGCCAAGCCGGGCAGCGTCACCCCCCACACCAAGTTCGAGGCCTCGGTGTACATCCTGAAGAAGGAGGAAGGTGGCCGGCACACTGGGTTCTTCACCAACTACCGCCCGCAGTTCTACTTCCGCACCACCGACGTGACCGGAGTGGTGGAGCTGCCCAAAGGCGTGGAGATGGTCATGCCCGGTGACAACATCACCTTCACCGTCGAACTCATCAAGCCCATCGCCATGGAGGAAGGTCTGCGCTTCGCCATCCGTGAAGGTGGTCGCACCGTGGGTGCCGGTGTGGTGGCTAAGATCATCGAGTAA
- the rplA gene encoding 50S ribosomal protein L1: MPKHGKRYRALLEKVDLSKVYTVEEAAALIPQIKSAKFDETVEVHVKLGIDPKKSDQNVRSTVALPHGTGRTVRVLAIAKGEKIAEAQAAGADIAAGEEIIQEILDGRSDFDAVVATPDVMGAVGSKLGRILGPKGMLPNPKAGTVGFNIGDMVREIKAGRIEFRNDKTGVVHGPVGKASFAPEKIAENVRAFIKAVESAKPDSAKGTYLRSIYLTTTMGPSIKVSTSAAHQS; this comes from the coding sequence ATGCCTAAGCACGGTAAGCGCTATCGGGCTTTGCTGGAAAAAGTAGATCTGAGCAAAGTGTATACGGTCGAAGAAGCTGCTGCCCTGATACCCCAAATCAAGAGCGCCAAGTTTGACGAGACCGTCGAGGTGCACGTCAAGCTGGGGATTGATCCTAAGAAATCTGATCAAAACGTACGTTCTACCGTGGCTTTGCCGCATGGGACAGGGCGCACAGTGCGCGTGCTGGCAATTGCCAAAGGTGAGAAAATTGCCGAGGCGCAAGCTGCCGGTGCCGACATTGCTGCTGGTGAGGAAATTATTCAGGAAATCCTGGATGGCCGCTCCGACTTCGATGCGGTGGTCGCTACCCCCGACGTGATGGGCGCGGTCGGTTCGAAGCTCGGGCGGATTCTGGGCCCTAAAGGCATGCTGCCCAACCCCAAAGCCGGTACGGTCGGTTTCAATATCGGCGATATGGTGCGCGAAATCAAGGCCGGCCGTATCGAGTTTCGCAACGACAAAACCGGCGTGGTACACGGCCCCGTAGGTAAGGCCAGCTTTGCCCCTGAGAAAATTGCAGAAAACGTCCGGGCTTTTATCAAGGCTGTTGAGAGCGCCAAGCCCGACAGTGCCAAGGGTACTTATCTGCGCTCCATCTACCTCACCACGACCATGGGGCCCAGTATCAAGGTAAGCACCAGCGCCGCCCATCAGTCGTAG
- the nusG gene encoding transcription termination/antitermination protein NusG: protein MSIEWYAVHTYVGHEEKVKQNLEQRVKALGMQDKIFQVLIPTEEVVEHRDGGKKEVVRRKLYPGYIYVLVDLGDTPGEVNEAWEVVRNTPGVTGFVGTATHPVPLTPDEVQHLLEIAGLAGKKEAPKPQVTFKEGDVVRVVSGPFADFTGVVSEVNLERQKVKVLVSIFGRETPVELEFSQVVRA, encoded by the coding sequence ATGAGCATTGAATGGTACGCCGTCCACACCTATGTTGGCCACGAGGAAAAGGTCAAACAGAACCTCGAGCAACGGGTGAAGGCCCTCGGTATGCAAGACAAGATCTTTCAGGTCTTAATTCCAACCGAGGAGGTAGTAGAACACCGCGATGGGGGTAAGAAGGAAGTGGTGCGCCGTAAGCTTTATCCCGGCTACATCTACGTGCTGGTGGACTTAGGTGACACCCCTGGAGAGGTGAACGAAGCCTGGGAAGTAGTACGCAACACCCCTGGCGTTACCGGTTTTGTCGGCACAGCCACCCATCCAGTACCTCTTACTCCAGATGAAGTACAGCACCTACTAGAAATTGCCGGTCTGGCAGGGAAAAAAGAAGCCCCCAAACCTCAGGTTACCTTCAAGGAGGGCGATGTGGTGCGGGTAGTTTCGGGCCCCTTTGCCGACTTCACCGGCGTGGTGAGCGAGGTCAACCTCGAGCGTCAAAAGGTCAAGGTGCTGGTATCCATCTTCGGGCGCGAAACCCCAGTCGAGCTGGAGTTTTCGCAGGTAGTTCGCGCATAA
- the rpmG gene encoding 50S ribosomal protein L33, which produces MASDVRIKLLLECTECKRRNYATEKNRRNTTAKLELKKFCPWCNKHLPHKEVKV; this is translated from the coding sequence ATGGCGAGTGACGTACGAATCAAGCTGCTTTTAGAATGCACTGAGTGCAAGCGGCGCAACTACGCGACGGAAAAAAACCGCCGCAATACCACCGCTAAGCTCGAGCTCAAGAAGTTCTGCCCTTGGTGCAATAAGCACCTGCCCCATAAGGAAGTAAAGGTCTAA
- a CDS encoding MBL fold metallo-hydrolase produces MRIIPFGAAQTVTGSCHLVEHQDYRLLLDCGSYQGAAEERNQEPFGFNPKSLHAVLITHAHNDHIGRLPLLIRQGYAGPVYVTEPTRLILPVILEDALKLMQEERERLERKGREAPPLPWNETDLAELYSRLEEVTYYQTQSLGPFRYRLRDAGHLPGSAFIQLEAGGKSLIFSGDLGHRRKDVLTDPDYPAQVDLVLCEGTYGDRSHRPFSATLEEFAEILSDVLGRGGKVFIPSFALERTQEVLFYIRELEQREAIPIVPVFVDSPMASKISEIYPKVRDFFSTEVQHIYSHGLDPFRPKRLEYTHSVEESKALNLMQGPLIIIAGNGMLSGGRILHHLRQGLPDEKNAVIITGYQPRGGLGELLINGAESVRILGETVRVRAKTHTLGGFSGHAGRDELIDWLGSEHRVALVHGEVDKLQALGQALRERGKVAFIAEWGKAIEV; encoded by the coding sequence ATGCGGATAATCCCCTTTGGTGCGGCTCAGACTGTGACTGGCAGCTGCCACTTGGTGGAACACCAGGACTATCGTTTGTTGTTGGATTGCGGTTCGTACCAAGGCGCAGCTGAAGAGCGTAACCAAGAGCCTTTTGGTTTTAATCCAAAAAGCCTTCATGCGGTGCTGATCACGCACGCCCACAACGACCATATTGGGCGCTTGCCTCTACTGATACGACAGGGGTATGCGGGGCCTGTATATGTTACTGAGCCAACCCGGCTTATACTGCCAGTGATTCTTGAAGATGCCCTGAAGCTCATGCAGGAAGAACGTGAGCGGCTGGAACGCAAAGGTCGCGAAGCGCCGCCCTTACCCTGGAATGAGACTGACCTAGCCGAGCTGTATAGCCGCCTAGAAGAAGTTACCTACTATCAGACGCAAAGCCTGGGCCCCTTTCGCTATCGCTTGCGCGATGCGGGGCATCTGCCGGGCAGCGCTTTTATTCAGCTCGAGGCCGGAGGTAAATCACTGATCTTTAGCGGTGATTTGGGCCACCGACGCAAGGATGTGCTCACAGATCCCGACTACCCGGCCCAGGTCGATTTAGTGCTATGCGAAGGAACCTACGGAGACCGGTCGCATCGTCCTTTTTCTGCAACCCTGGAAGAGTTTGCTGAAATCCTGAGCGATGTGCTAGGCCGCGGGGGCAAGGTGTTCATACCCTCATTTGCCCTCGAGCGCACCCAAGAGGTTTTGTTTTATATTCGCGAACTCGAGCAGCGAGAGGCAATACCCATCGTACCGGTGTTTGTGGACTCGCCCATGGCCTCCAAAATAAGCGAGATTTACCCTAAAGTGCGCGACTTTTTCAGCACTGAGGTTCAGCACATTTATTCACACGGCCTCGATCCATTCCGCCCCAAACGCCTTGAATACACACACAGCGTAGAAGAGTCCAAGGCCCTCAATCTCATGCAGGGCCCCCTAATCATAATTGCCGGCAATGGGATGCTTTCCGGAGGGCGCATTCTGCACCACCTACGACAAGGCTTGCCCGACGAAAAAAACGCGGTAATTATCACAGGTTACCAACCCAGAGGCGGCTTGGGCGAACTGCTAATTAATGGTGCCGAATCGGTGCGTATTCTGGGGGAAACTGTGCGGGTACGAGCCAAAACCCATACCCTGGGCGGCTTTTCGGGCCACGCGGGTCGCGATGAACTGATTGACTGGCTAGGCAGCGAGCATCGGGTGGCGCTGGTGCATGGTGAGGTGGATAAGCTGCAGGCTCTGGGACAGGCTTTGCGGGAACGCGGCAAGGTAGCCTTTATAGCAGAGTGGGGCAAGGCCATTGAGGTTTAG
- the secE gene encoding preprotein translocase subunit SecE: MAQEQNAAPRRPLGARIINYFREARAELSRVTWPSRQEVIESTQVILVFATVAMVVLGLIDTIFRFITVRLP; this comes from the coding sequence ATGGCCCAAGAGCAGAATGCCGCCCCTCGGCGCCCGCTTGGTGCGCGGATTATCAACTACTTCCGCGAGGCCCGGGCCGAGCTGTCCCGTGTCACTTGGCCTAGTCGCCAGGAGGTTATCGAGTCCACCCAGGTCATTTTGGTGTTTGCCACGGTAGCGATGGTTGTGCTGGGCCTGATTGACACCATCTTCCGCTTCATTACGGTACGTCTACCCTAG
- the rplK gene encoding 50S ribosomal protein L11 — MKKITAVVKLQLPAGKATPAPPVGPALGQHGANIMEFVKQFNAVSANMGDAIVPVEITIFSDRSFTFITKTPPASYLIRKAAGIEKGSGKSGREKVGTLTWEQCLQIAKQKMPDMNALDVEAAARQIAGSARSMGVEVTGVPNA, encoded by the coding sequence ATGAAAAAGATTACTGCTGTGGTTAAGTTGCAGCTTCCGGCTGGCAAGGCCACACCTGCACCCCCAGTAGGCCCGGCGCTGGGTCAGCACGGCGCCAATATCATGGAGTTTGTCAAGCAATTCAACGCGGTCAGCGCGAATATGGGCGACGCCATCGTGCCTGTCGAGATCACCATCTTCTCCGATCGCTCGTTTACTTTTATCACCAAAACCCCACCCGCCTCGTACCTGATTCGCAAAGCTGCCGGTATCGAGAAGGGCTCAGGCAAGAGCGGACGTGAAAAGGTAGGTACGCTCACCTGGGAGCAGTGCCTTCAGATTGCCAAGCAAAAAATGCCAGATATGAACGCCCTAGACGTGGAAGCAGCTGCTCGCCAGATTGCAGGTTCTGCCCGCTCGATGGGCGTAGAAGTGACGGGGGTGCCCAATGCCTAA
- a CDS encoding cation diffusion facilitator family transporter, which produces MTPVQALTLSLVVAGGVFGLKWLAYILTGSVALYSDALESIVNIVAAGTALIAVLVSRRPADSNHPYGHTKAEYFSAVLEGVLIVLAALTIVREAWPRLLAPQPIEGLGAGLLVSLGASGINTALGWFLIRSGHKARSPAVVADGRHILADVLTSVGVLLGIGLAWLSGWWVLDALLAIAVAINILWVGWRLVRDSVGGLMDESVSEAELAEIHSTLNYALEGLATEGKVLEIHDLRTRRAGPRTFVEFHLVVPGQTSVEQAHQICDRLENALQASLDGVTTTIHVEPDHKAKHSTFRIG; this is translated from the coding sequence ATGACCCCGGTACAGGCCTTAACCCTTAGCCTTGTAGTAGCAGGTGGCGTATTTGGTCTGAAGTGGCTGGCCTATATACTCACTGGCTCGGTAGCCCTGTACTCCGATGCGCTGGAATCCATAGTCAACATTGTGGCAGCCGGAACCGCTTTGATTGCGGTGCTGGTTTCACGCCGTCCTGCTGACAGCAATCACCCATACGGGCACACCAAAGCCGAATATTTTTCGGCAGTGCTGGAGGGAGTATTGATTGTACTGGCCGCTTTGACTATCGTGCGCGAGGCCTGGCCCAGGCTGCTCGCACCACAGCCCATCGAGGGGTTGGGCGCGGGGTTATTGGTTTCCTTGGGAGCTTCGGGAATTAACACCGCACTGGGCTGGTTTTTAATCCGCAGTGGGCACAAGGCTCGTTCACCTGCTGTTGTGGCGGATGGGCGGCACATCCTGGCTGATGTGCTGACTTCAGTTGGAGTATTGCTGGGAATAGGGCTGGCTTGGCTAAGCGGCTGGTGGGTGCTGGATGCCTTGCTGGCCATTGCCGTAGCAATCAACATTTTGTGGGTAGGTTGGCGGCTGGTGCGCGACTCTGTAGGGGGCCTGATGGACGAGTCAGTTTCTGAAGCCGAGTTGGCCGAGATTCACAGCACCTTAAACTACGCCCTCGAGGGTCTGGCAACCGAAGGCAAGGTACTCGAGATCCACGACCTGCGCACCCGGCGAGCTGGGCCGCGCACTTTTGTGGAATTTCATCTGGTTGTACCGGGGCAGACCTCGGTGGAGCAGGCCCATCAGATTTGCGACCGGCTCGAGAACGCCTTGCAAGCCAGCCTAGATGGAGTAACCACTACCATTCATGTGGAGCCCGACCACAAGGCCAAACACTCGACATTTAGAATCGGTTAA